The following proteins are encoded in a genomic region of uncultured Vibrio sp.:
- a CDS encoding F0F1 ATP synthase subunit delta — protein sequence MEFSWTTFVLEIINFLVLIWILKRFLFKPVKAVVSQRQADIDKQLLESQRLNDESAALKDEYENRLVNWERQCKQAREVLSREIDAERVSQLDLLKQSIEQEKKKAQVVESRQRMEAIRDSEQKALLHSAQFATSLLSRASGPDLEARLLDILLEDLYSLSDEQSASLRHQWGVMPEIIEVSSVYPIPEQKRQELESALKTVSQLSIPVQYDENPELIAGLFITIGAWCLRTNIRDDLKGFMEFAYVTR from the coding sequence GTGGAGTTTAGCTGGACTACTTTTGTGCTGGAAATCATCAATTTTTTGGTGTTGATCTGGATTCTCAAACGTTTTCTGTTTAAGCCTGTCAAGGCTGTTGTTAGTCAGCGTCAGGCTGATATTGATAAACAGTTACTTGAATCCCAACGACTGAATGATGAGTCGGCAGCACTGAAAGATGAGTATGAAAACCGCCTGGTTAATTGGGAGCGTCAGTGCAAGCAGGCAAGAGAGGTACTGAGCAGGGAAATTGATGCAGAGCGGGTATCCCAGTTAGATTTGTTGAAGCAGTCGATTGAGCAGGAAAAGAAAAAAGCGCAAGTTGTTGAATCTCGCCAGCGTATGGAAGCGATTCGTGATAGTGAACAAAAGGCGTTACTCCATAGCGCTCAATTTGCGACTTCTTTGCTTAGCAGGGCTTCTGGACCAGATCTGGAGGCGAGGTTGCTGGATATTCTGTTGGAGGATCTGTATTCCCTTTCTGATGAGCAATCTGCCAGCTTGAGACATCAGTGGGGAGTCATGCCCGAAATTATTGAGGTAAGCAGCGTTTATCCAATACCTGAACAAAAGCGGCAAGAATTGGAAAGCGCCCTGAAGACCGTAAGCCAATTATCAATCCCTGTTCAATATGATGAGAACCCTGAGTTGATCGCTGGATTGTTTATCACAATAGGCGCCTGGTGTTTGCGTACCAATATAAGGGATGATTTAAAAGGGTTTATGGAGTTTGCCTATGTTACCCGATGA
- a CDS encoding F0F1 ATP synthase subunit alpha: MLPDEDPLNSPLTQQARWLKDYKPGLRLEERGVVLSIGDGIARISGLPSAAMNDILTMEDGSQAMVFDLTEELVSAVLLHETSLLTAGTSVHHSSHPLSVPVGDSLLGRVIDPLGSPHDGEAAPVPSAWMRLDTLSPPIISRDFVNAPLYTGIKIIDTLVPIGKGQRQLLIGDEGLGRSALALDTVINQRDRNVRCVYVLIGQRRSTVIKTIEILREFGALEYTTVVVAEASSLPGLQHIAPFSGCAIAEYWMQQGHDILVVYDDLSTHAKIYRELSLLLRRPPGREAYPGDIFSVHAGLLERTTCLSPSHGGGSMTALPIVETNQGEIADYIPTNLISITDGQIYLDRGLFSAGFRPAIDIARSVSRIGGQAQHPRIKEEAGSMKLHYLQFLELESFTRFGARLEASMEQAIQRGLVLREILKQEQFSPLHETFQLAWLVAFNDGHFKNCERKEVASRLDILQQEVKSSGLTLDSPKEEWRVAVTKWLSPNNIQDSK; the protein is encoded by the coding sequence ATGTTACCCGATGAAGACCCACTCAATAGCCCGTTGACCCAGCAGGCGAGGTGGCTCAAGGATTACAAACCAGGGTTACGCCTTGAAGAGCGGGGAGTCGTGCTATCCATCGGAGATGGCATTGCCAGGATATCTGGGCTTCCTTCGGCGGCGATGAACGATATCTTAACCATGGAGGATGGCAGTCAGGCAATGGTATTTGACCTGACGGAAGAGTTGGTCAGTGCGGTTCTGTTGCATGAAACCAGTTTATTGACCGCCGGAACCTCTGTACATCACTCCAGCCATCCTTTAAGTGTCCCGGTGGGTGACAGTTTGCTTGGCCGGGTTATTGATCCCCTGGGCAGTCCACATGATGGAGAAGCGGCCCCAGTTCCATCTGCATGGATGCGTCTAGATACGTTGTCGCCCCCGATAATCAGCCGTGATTTTGTTAATGCGCCTTTGTATACGGGGATCAAGATCATAGATACCTTAGTTCCTATAGGTAAAGGGCAGAGGCAGTTGCTTATTGGTGACGAAGGCCTTGGGCGCAGTGCGCTTGCTCTTGATACCGTAATTAACCAACGAGACAGAAATGTGCGTTGTGTTTATGTTCTCATTGGGCAAAGGCGTTCTACGGTCATTAAGACGATCGAGATACTGCGAGAGTTTGGTGCTCTTGAATACACCACTGTCGTCGTCGCTGAAGCGAGTAGCCTGCCGGGATTACAGCATATAGCGCCTTTCTCCGGTTGTGCTATTGCTGAGTATTGGATGCAGCAGGGACACGATATTCTCGTTGTCTATGATGATCTTAGTACGCATGCAAAAATTTACCGAGAACTGTCATTGCTTCTGCGTCGCCCTCCCGGGCGGGAAGCCTATCCCGGGGATATTTTTTCAGTTCATGCTGGTTTATTGGAACGGACTACCTGTCTGAGCCCGTCTCATGGTGGTGGTAGCATGACTGCGTTACCAATCGTTGAAACCAACCAGGGAGAAATCGCCGATTATATTCCGACTAACTTAATATCCATTACTGACGGGCAAATCTATTTGGATAGAGGGTTGTTTTCAGCGGGTTTTCGTCCGGCTATTGATATTGCTCGATCGGTTTCTCGTATTGGCGGACAAGCGCAACACCCCAGAATCAAGGAAGAAGCTGGAAGTATGAAGTTACACTACCTGCAGTTTCTGGAGCTTGAGAGTTTCACCCGCTTTGGTGCCCGGCTTGAAGCTTCTATGGAGCAAGCGATTCAACGTGGTCTGGTATTGAGGGAAATTCTCAAGCAAGAGCAATTTTCCCCGCTTCACGAGACTTTTCAACTGGCATGGCTTGTGGCTTTTAATGATGGACATTTTAAGAATTGCGAACGAAAAGAAGTGGCGTCGCGTCTGGATATTCTTCAACAGGAGGTGAAGTCTTCCGGCCTAACCCTTGATAGCCCCAAAGAAGAGTGGCGTGTAGCGGTCACTAAATGGTTATCGCCTAACAACATACAGGACAGTAAGTGA
- a CDS encoding F0F1 ATP synthase subunit gamma, translated as MSRRLDLDNHHHSLNEIIKILDAMKMLAYMETHKLGAFLDTQHRALDAISSAANDFLSFYPGAQLKESEVFPVYLLIGSERGFCGDFNQELVDYIEQLLMIPSNVKPTLIIVGRKLENLMQDEVDVYAQIEGPNVVEDVPTVLEQTVQVLTKIQQQQPLMSLYSVYHSGEQGITTKKLLPPFQHNDQQPANFQTPPQLNLPPADFLLKVAEQFLFTALHETVYTSMLEENHNRIMHLEGAVKHLETKADELTQQCHILRREEITEEIEVMLLNATSFDDLPTD; from the coding sequence ATGAGCCGACGCCTGGACCTGGACAATCACCATCATAGTCTGAACGAAATTATAAAAATCTTGGATGCGATGAAAATGTTAGCTTATATGGAAACGCACAAGTTGGGTGCATTCCTTGACACTCAACATCGTGCGTTGGATGCCATCAGTTCAGCGGCTAACGACTTTCTTAGTTTTTATCCTGGAGCCCAATTAAAAGAGTCAGAAGTCTTCCCGGTTTATCTTTTAATTGGATCCGAACGCGGGTTCTGTGGTGACTTCAATCAGGAACTGGTGGATTATATTGAGCAGCTCTTAATGATTCCTTCCAATGTAAAGCCGACTTTAATTATTGTTGGCCGCAAGCTCGAAAACTTAATGCAAGACGAAGTGGATGTATATGCGCAGATAGAGGGGCCTAATGTTGTCGAAGACGTGCCCACCGTTCTCGAACAAACGGTTCAAGTACTGACAAAGATCCAGCAGCAACAGCCGTTGATGAGCTTATACAGTGTCTACCACAGTGGTGAACAAGGGATTACCACAAAAAAATTATTGCCGCCATTTCAGCATAACGATCAACAGCCAGCGAATTTTCAGACTCCTCCGCAGCTCAACTTACCCCCGGCAGACTTTTTACTCAAAGTTGCCGAACAGTTTCTTTTTACTGCTCTGCATGAAACCGTTTATACCTCCATGTTAGAGGAAAATCACAATCGAATCATGCATCTTGAAGGTGCGGTTAAACACCTTGAGACTAAAGCAGATGAATTGACCCAGCAATGTCATATTTTACGCCGAGAAGAGATCACCGAAGAAATAGAAGTCATGTTACTTAACGCGACGAGTTTTGACGACTTACCCACTGATTGA
- a CDS encoding L-cystine transporter, whose amino-acid sequence MNFAVIASLAVFVGILFFLFNQQQKQNTLSRLVLIGLVTGSLFGLALQLIHGESSSVISETLSWVAIVGSGYVGLLKMVIMPLVLVSMISAVVKLEKGGSLGKISGLAISVLLITTAISALIGIFVTSAFGLSAEGLTEGARETARIAVLENRAGTVSDLTIPQMLVSFIPTNPFADLTGARSTSIIAVVIFGVLTGIAARKVMMEKAELEAPIRTFVEAAQSIVMRLVKMIMALTPYGIAALMTKVVATSSAADILNLLGFIVASYVAIALMFVVHGILVSFVGVSPAEYFKKIWPVLTFAFTSRSSAATIPLNVEAQITKLNVPPAIANLSASFGATIGQNGCAGIYPAMLAVMVAPTMGINPLEFNFILSLIAIITISSFGIAGVGGGATFAALIVLPAMGLPVTIAALLISIEPLIDMARTALNVSGSMTAGTITSRLLKSTQADAKPEEAKA is encoded by the coding sequence ATGAATTTTGCAGTAATTGCCTCACTTGCAGTCTTTGTTGGCATATTATTCTTTCTTTTTAACCAGCAACAGAAACAAAACACCCTTTCTCGACTCGTTTTAATTGGCCTTGTCACTGGCTCACTTTTTGGTCTTGCGCTTCAACTGATCCACGGTGAAAGCAGCAGCGTTATTTCTGAAACACTTTCATGGGTTGCTATTGTTGGTAGTGGCTATGTTGGCCTGCTGAAAATGGTGATCATGCCACTTGTTTTGGTATCGATGATCTCAGCGGTTGTGAAGCTGGAAAAAGGCGGCTCGCTAGGCAAGATTTCCGGCCTAGCAATTTCAGTCCTGCTTATCACAACGGCGATCTCAGCATTAATTGGTATTTTCGTCACGTCTGCATTTGGCCTGTCGGCAGAAGGCCTGACTGAAGGTGCTCGTGAAACGGCCCGTATTGCAGTATTGGAAAACCGCGCAGGAACGGTAAGCGACCTGACCATTCCACAAATGCTGGTTAGCTTTATTCCGACTAACCCATTTGCCGATCTCACTGGCGCACGATCAACGTCTATTATTGCGGTTGTTATCTTTGGTGTTTTAACGGGTATTGCAGCACGCAAAGTAATGATGGAAAAAGCAGAATTGGAAGCCCCAATCCGCACTTTCGTTGAAGCGGCTCAGTCTATTGTCATGCGCTTAGTTAAGATGATCATGGCGCTAACACCATACGGCATCGCGGCATTGATGACCAAAGTTGTCGCGACATCAAGTGCAGCGGATATTCTGAATCTGCTCGGCTTTATCGTTGCGTCTTACGTCGCGATTGCATTGATGTTTGTTGTGCACGGAATTCTGGTTTCTTTTGTTGGCGTTAGCCCAGCAGAATACTTCAAGAAAATTTGGCCTGTACTGACGTTCGCCTTTACGTCACGTAGCTCAGCAGCAACGATTCCTCTAAACGTAGAAGCTCAAATCACCAAGTTAAACGTGCCACCAGCGATTGCTAACCTTTCAGCATCATTTGGTGCAACGATTGGTCAAAATGGTTGTGCAGGTATTTACCCAGCGATGCTTGCTGTAATGGTTGCGCCAACAATGGGTATTAACCCATTAGAGTTCAACTTTATCCTGTCACTGATTGCTATTATCACCATCAGCTCGTTCGGTATCGCGGGTGTTGGCGGCGGCGCAACTTTTGCTGCTCTGATCGTGCTTCCGGCTATGGGCTTGCCAGTGACTATCGCAGCGCTGCTTATCTCTATCGAGCCACTAATCGATATGGCGCGTACTGCGCTTAACGTTTCAGGTTCTATGACGGCAGGAACTATCACTAGTAGACTATTGAAATCAACTCAAGCTGACGCAAAGCCAGAAGAGGCAAAAGCGTGA
- a CDS encoding NAD(P)H-binding protein, with the protein MSNNTCVIIAGASGLVGSKVITQLVSQPGIHTLYSLSRRPLTGISDPEQKIVPMIDADLSILNWDEQHLTPEIGFICLGTTLKQAGSKESLRKVDVDLVTTVARQMKMIGVKRIAVVSSLGANSKSPSHYLACKGQMEANIEKMGFDEVVFVRPGPLVGQREQPRKDEKIVQRIFSVIRPLMFGKLSNFIPIDAEVVAKAMIYQIFSYQEDSIIYLQRREMLDLLRHYD; encoded by the coding sequence ATGAGTAACAACACCTGTGTGATTATTGCTGGAGCCTCTGGCTTAGTTGGCAGCAAAGTGATTACACAATTAGTTTCCCAACCGGGTATACACACCTTATATTCACTTTCCAGACGCCCTCTTACCGGCATCTCGGATCCTGAGCAAAAAATCGTTCCAATGATCGACGCTGATCTTTCTATTTTAAATTGGGATGAGCAACACCTGACGCCAGAAATCGGTTTTATCTGTTTAGGTACCACACTCAAACAAGCCGGCAGTAAAGAGAGTTTGCGCAAGGTTGATGTAGACCTGGTGACAACCGTTGCCAGGCAAATGAAAATGATCGGTGTGAAGCGAATCGCTGTGGTTTCCAGTCTTGGCGCCAACAGTAAATCGCCCTCGCATTACTTGGCTTGTAAAGGGCAGATGGAAGCAAACATAGAAAAAATGGGATTTGACGAAGTGGTGTTCGTCCGTCCGGGGCCACTTGTTGGCCAACGCGAACAGCCAAGAAAGGATGAGAAAATCGTTCAAAGGATTTTTAGCGTGATTCGTCCATTAATGTTTGGAAAACTATCTAACTTTATTCCGATTGATGCCGAAGTCGTCGCCAAGGCTATGATTTATCAGATTTTCAGCTATCAAGAAGACTCCATCATTTATTTGCAACGCAGAGAAATGCTCGATTTATTGCGCCACTACGACTAG